A genomic segment from Actinoplanes sichuanensis encodes:
- a CDS encoding Rossmann-fold NAD(P)-binding domain-containing protein, with protein sequence MTFRHHPATTYDLVVGADGAHSKVRSLAFGPEPEYRRPLGFAHAWFTLTEKPGTPRLDGWFLLCNKPGGLLVAARPGHPGEQEIGLSFPATELPARGDREARFALLDRTFAGAGRRTPEFLAAARTAPDFALDTYDQIVVVDGWRRGRVVLLGPASA encoded by the coding sequence GTGACCTTCCGCCACCACCCGGCGACCACCTACGACCTGGTCGTCGGAGCCGATGGCGCGCACTCGAAGGTCCGGTCACTCGCCTTCGGGCCGGAGCCGGAGTACCGCCGCCCGCTCGGCTTCGCGCACGCCTGGTTCACGCTCACCGAGAAGCCCGGCACGCCCCGGCTCGACGGCTGGTTCCTGCTCTGCAACAAGCCCGGCGGCCTGCTGGTCGCGGCCCGTCCCGGCCACCCCGGCGAGCAGGAGATCGGCCTGTCGTTCCCGGCCACCGAGCTACCCGCCCGGGGCGACCGCGAGGCCCGGTTCGCGCTGCTGGACCGCACGTTCGCGGGCGCCGGCCGGCGTACCCCGGAATTCCTCGCCGCCGCCCGCACCGCACCCGACTTCGCCCTCGACACCTACGACCAGATCGTCGTCGTCGACGGCTGGCGCCGCGGCCGGGTCGTGCTGCTCGGACCGGCATCCGCCTGA
- a CDS encoding maleylpyruvate isomerase family mycothiol-dependent enzyme has translation MTTLAGRTIAALRGEHDDLAGLVPTLSAEQLTGPSGASEWTIADVLSHLGSGAEITRAGFRAAIGEADAPGPDFNQGVWDHWNALSPQDQATGSLAANEALVTGLESVPEADHETLRVRTFLPDPVPFAAFTALRLSEVAQHTWDVRAGLDPSATVAAGSAEVLAEHLSGSLGFLLGFIGKPKEAPEPAVVEISGTPYRIVIDDSVRFTTEALPATATFTGSLEAALRLVYGRLSPAHTPAGADVTGNITLDQLRAVFPGF, from the coding sequence ATGACGACCCTTGCCGGCCGCACCATCGCGGCCCTGCGCGGCGAACACGACGACCTCGCCGGCCTCGTCCCCACACTCTCCGCCGAGCAGCTGACCGGCCCGTCCGGCGCCTCCGAGTGGACCATCGCCGACGTGCTGTCCCACCTCGGCAGCGGCGCCGAGATCACCCGGGCCGGTTTCCGCGCGGCGATCGGCGAGGCCGACGCGCCCGGCCCCGACTTCAACCAGGGCGTGTGGGACCACTGGAACGCCCTGAGCCCCCAGGACCAGGCCACCGGTTCCCTCGCCGCGAACGAGGCCCTGGTCACCGGCCTCGAATCGGTACCCGAGGCCGACCACGAAACCCTCCGCGTCCGCACGTTCCTGCCCGACCCGGTGCCGTTCGCCGCGTTCACCGCCCTGCGGCTGAGCGAGGTCGCCCAGCACACCTGGGACGTCCGGGCCGGCCTCGACCCGTCGGCCACCGTCGCCGCCGGCTCGGCCGAGGTCCTCGCCGAGCACCTGAGCGGCAGTCTGGGCTTCCTGCTCGGTTTCATCGGTAAGCCGAAGGAGGCCCCCGAACCGGCCGTCGTGGAGATCAGCGGCACCCCGTACCGCATCGTCATCGACGACTCGGTCCGCTTCACCACCGAGGCCCTGCCGGCGACGGCCACGTTCACCGGCTCGCTGGAGGCGGCGCTGCGCCTGGTGTACGGCCGCCTGTCCCCCGCACACACTCCGGCCGGCGCCGACGTGACCGGCAACATCACTCTGGACCAGCTGCGAGCCGTCTTCCCCGGCTTCTGA
- a CDS encoding carbon-nitrogen hydrolase family protein: MAQTPVTVDPIANGAAIRAALRRAADDGARLVHFAEGALTGYAGAAKPHYRGWRIDWTPVADELAATMALAGELGVWAVIGGNHRLTGDHRPHNSLWVIDDGGEMIDRYDKRLISHAEITDFYTPGDHPCTFEVDGFRFGCLLCIEVNFPELWQQQRDLGVDCVLFSTYSEDPIFEIIARGHAASHGYWVSIAVPAQCAPAGSSALIGPHGYLLRRADPDRPDVICVDLDRTDPDLDLALHKARPWRATARAGDIYTAHRVSDPRSLDRSTP, from the coding sequence ATCGCGCAGACACCGGTCACCGTCGACCCGATCGCCAACGGCGCCGCGATCCGCGCGGCGCTGCGACGGGCGGCCGACGACGGCGCCCGTCTGGTGCACTTCGCCGAGGGCGCCCTGACCGGGTACGCCGGTGCGGCCAAACCCCACTACCGCGGCTGGCGGATCGACTGGACCCCGGTCGCCGACGAGCTGGCCGCCACCATGGCCCTGGCCGGTGAACTGGGCGTCTGGGCGGTCATCGGCGGCAATCACCGACTCACCGGCGACCATCGGCCGCACAACTCGTTGTGGGTGATCGACGACGGCGGCGAGATGATCGACCGCTACGACAAACGCCTGATCTCCCACGCGGAGATCACCGACTTCTACACCCCGGGCGACCACCCCTGCACCTTCGAGGTGGACGGTTTCCGGTTCGGCTGCCTGCTCTGCATCGAGGTCAACTTCCCCGAACTGTGGCAGCAACAGCGCGACCTCGGCGTGGACTGCGTGCTGTTCTCCACCTACTCCGAGGACCCGATCTTCGAGATCATCGCCCGTGGTCACGCCGCCTCCCACGGCTACTGGGTCAGCATCGCCGTGCCCGCCCAGTGCGCCCCCGCCGGTTCGTCGGCGCTGATCGGCCCGCACGGCTACCTGCTGCGCCGCGCCGACCCGGACCGTCCGGACGTGATCTGCGTGGACCTCGACCGTACCGACCCCGATCTGGACCTCGCTCTGCACAAGGCCCGCCCGTGGCGAGCCACCGCCCGAGCCGGCGACATCTACACGGCGCACCGTGTCAGCGACCCCCGCAGCCTCGACCGGAGCACCCCGTGA
- a CDS encoding S1 RNA-binding domain-containing protein, producing the protein MDEDPLLWAFLGALRPGRRLSGTVVAVERFGVFVDLDEGPKHPTLPGVGFITWPELSWRRFDDASEIVSVGQRVTGEFLQFDTYNGEARMSLRALEPDPFLDFARDVRVGRVLSGTVTKLVPFGFFVRVQDDIEGLVPTADPSTRVGDEIMVAVEEIDVPRRRVRLCAEPRP; encoded by the coding sequence ATGGACGAGGACCCGCTGCTCTGGGCCTTTCTCGGGGCGCTGCGGCCGGGCCGGCGCCTGTCCGGCACGGTGGTGGCCGTCGAGAGGTTCGGCGTCTTCGTGGACCTGGACGAGGGCCCGAAGCATCCCACCCTGCCCGGCGTCGGTTTCATCACCTGGCCCGAGTTGTCGTGGCGCAGGTTCGACGACGCCTCGGAGATCGTCTCCGTCGGGCAGCGCGTCACCGGCGAGTTCCTCCAGTTCGACACCTACAACGGCGAGGCGCGGATGTCGCTGCGCGCGCTTGAGCCCGACCCGTTCCTGGATTTCGCCCGCGACGTCCGGGTGGGTCGGGTGCTGTCCGGGACGGTGACCAAGCTGGTTCCGTTCGGGTTCTTCGTCCGGGTCCAGGACGACATCGAGGGCCTGGTCCCGACCGCCGACCCGTCGACCCGGGTGGGTGACGAGATCATGGTCGCCGTCGAGGAGATCGACGTGCCGCGGCGTCGTGTCCGGCTCTGCGCGGAGCCCCGGCCGTGA
- a CDS encoding L,D-transpeptidase family protein, giving the protein MRRVAVLLAVVLAVVPLTGTPAAAALPDELAHVGDARQVIVVSGRSWTSTYATVRAYQRGTDGRWRQRSASMNARIGYGGWKWAANRRQDTGQTPAGTFTLTQAFGVRGDPGTRLPYRKVDGNDYWTGDDRDAKTYNLFQPSASPTRTWRISRSERLAAYPRQYAHAVVIDFNRPSGVRWDAARKQYVASKRADTRLGSAIFLHVGGSGSTAGCVSVSRADMVRLLRWLDPAARPRIVMAPASAIRRA; this is encoded by the coding sequence GTGAGGCGCGTCGCGGTGTTGCTCGCGGTCGTCCTGGCGGTGGTGCCGTTGACGGGCACGCCGGCGGCCGCCGCACTGCCGGACGAGCTGGCCCACGTCGGCGACGCCCGGCAGGTGATCGTGGTGTCCGGGCGGAGCTGGACGTCGACGTATGCCACGGTGCGCGCCTACCAGCGGGGGACGGACGGCCGCTGGCGGCAGAGGTCCGCCTCGATGAACGCCCGCATCGGATACGGCGGCTGGAAGTGGGCCGCGAACCGTCGGCAGGACACCGGTCAGACGCCGGCCGGCACGTTCACACTGACCCAGGCGTTCGGCGTGCGCGGCGACCCGGGAACCCGGTTGCCGTACCGCAAGGTCGACGGCAACGACTACTGGACCGGCGACGATCGGGACGCCAAGACGTACAACCTCTTCCAGCCGTCGGCCTCGCCGACGCGCACCTGGCGCATCTCGCGGTCCGAGCGCCTCGCCGCCTATCCCCGGCAATACGCCCACGCCGTCGTGATCGATTTCAACAGACCTTCGGGGGTACGGTGGGACGCCGCCCGAAAGCAGTATGTCGCCTCGAAGCGGGCGGACACCCGTCTCGGCTCGGCGATCTTCCTGCACGTCGGTGGCAGCGGCTCGACCGCCGGTTGCGTGTCGGTGAGCAGGGCCGACATGGTCCGGCTGCTGCGCTGGCTGGACCCGGCGGCCAGGCCGCGGATCGTGATGGCCCCGGCGTCGGCGATCAGGCGGGCCTGA
- a CDS encoding MarR family winged helix-turn-helix transcriptional regulator: protein MPSDDAVLADLADLILNVGRLVRARTPDDAPHVVPMTETERQVMRVVDLYPGAAPSEIARRTRLQRTNVSTALRSLEGKGMILRTATDGRGVAVHPTELAETNLQVLREGWTRELSGALGDDLDAVRQCADLLSRLERHLTS, encoded by the coding sequence ATGCCCTCAGACGACGCCGTGCTGGCCGACCTGGCCGACCTGATCCTCAACGTCGGCCGGCTGGTGCGCGCCCGGACCCCCGACGACGCGCCCCACGTGGTTCCGATGACCGAAACCGAACGGCAGGTCATGCGCGTCGTCGACCTCTACCCCGGTGCGGCGCCCAGCGAGATCGCCCGGCGTACCAGGTTGCAGCGCACCAACGTCAGCACCGCGCTGCGCAGCCTGGAGGGCAAAGGCATGATCCTGCGTACGGCCACCGACGGCCGCGGCGTCGCGGTACACCCGACCGAACTCGCCGAAACCAACCTCCAGGTCCTGCGCGAGGGCTGGACCAGGGAACTCTCCGGTGCGCTGGGCGACGACCTGGACGCGGTACGGCAGTGCGCCGACCTGCTCAGCCGGCTCGAACGGCACCTCACCTCGTAG
- a CDS encoding multidrug effflux MFS transporter, with amino-acid sequence MLITKSRPRLVLVLGSLSAFGALTIDMYLPAMPGMAGELHTSALQVQLTLTVFVVGLALGQVIVGPLSDTWGRRRPLLIGMALYVAGSLWCAVAPSVGWLLAGRALQSLGAAAGTVLARAVVRDLYEGTAMTRFFSTLMVVNGVAPIVAPVIGGQLLTVTTWRAVFVVLAAIGAVLLVAVTVTLPESLPADRRAPADPRATLRTFRTLGTDLHYLRYVLAAALMFAAVFAYISGSSFVLQDGYGLSAQQFSVVFGVNGLGIVLFGQVNGLLVGRVADEHTLLRVALAVATLGSAGVLAAAVLALPLPVLLISLFVVVSMLGIVLADATSLALAGHGSAAGAASSLQGLLQFLVGSLAAAAMSLSGHVTATAMGTTMVICSLAALTLLLGRRAT; translated from the coding sequence GTGCTCATAACAAAGAGTCGGCCACGGCTCGTCCTCGTGCTCGGCTCGCTGAGTGCCTTCGGCGCGCTCACCATCGACATGTACCTGCCGGCGATGCCCGGGATGGCCGGTGAACTGCACACCAGCGCCCTGCAGGTGCAGCTCACCCTGACCGTCTTCGTCGTCGGCCTCGCCCTGGGCCAGGTGATCGTCGGCCCGCTGTCGGACACCTGGGGCCGGCGCCGCCCGCTGCTGATCGGGATGGCGCTGTATGTGGCCGGATCCCTCTGGTGCGCGGTGGCCCCATCGGTCGGCTGGCTGCTGGCCGGGCGGGCGTTGCAGTCGCTGGGCGCGGCGGCCGGCACCGTGCTGGCCCGGGCCGTCGTCCGGGACCTGTACGAGGGCACCGCGATGACCCGATTCTTCTCCACCCTGATGGTGGTCAACGGGGTCGCGCCGATCGTGGCGCCGGTGATCGGCGGCCAACTGCTGACCGTCACCACCTGGCGGGCGGTCTTCGTGGTGCTGGCCGCCATCGGAGCGGTCCTGCTGGTCGCGGTCACCGTCACACTGCCCGAGTCGTTGCCCGCCGACCGCCGGGCACCCGCCGACCCGCGGGCCACGCTGCGCACCTTCCGCACTCTCGGCACCGACCTGCACTACCTGCGGTACGTGCTGGCCGCCGCCCTGATGTTCGCGGCCGTCTTCGCGTACATCTCGGGGTCGTCGTTCGTCCTGCAGGACGGTTACGGGCTGTCAGCCCAGCAGTTCAGCGTCGTCTTCGGCGTCAACGGCCTCGGCATCGTGCTGTTCGGGCAGGTCAACGGCCTGCTGGTGGGCCGGGTCGCCGACGAGCACACCCTGCTGCGCGTCGCCCTCGCCGTCGCCACCCTGGGTTCGGCCGGAGTCCTGGCCGCCGCGGTTCTCGCGCTGCCGCTGCCGGTGCTGTTGATCTCCCTGTTCGTGGTGGTGTCGATGCTCGGCATCGTTCTGGCCGACGCCACGTCGCTGGCCCTGGCCGGGCACGGCTCCGCCGCCGGCGCCGCCTCCTCACTGCAGGGCCTGCTGCAGTTCCTGGTCGGCAGCCTGGCCGCCGCCGCGATGAGCCTGTCCGGCCACGTGACCGCGACCGCCATGGGCACCACCATGGTCATCTGCTCGCTCGCCGCGCTGACCCTGCTCCTCGGCAGACGAGCGACCTGA
- a CDS encoding GNAT family N-acetyltransferase, whose product MTAPEDATAELTTERLRLRQWLPGDLDAWAAMNADPRVREFWPDLLSREQAAASMESFRGDLAARGWGWWAVEVVATGEFIGMAGLDPVDEEAPVGGVEAGWRLARSAWGRGYATEAAQAVLAYGFEVLELPEILAIAVAGNERSRALMRRLGMVHDPAEDFQDLSVPPGPLRHSVVYRLSADTFRRGRD is encoded by the coding sequence ATGACCGCACCCGAGGATGCAACGGCCGAATTGACCACCGAGCGGCTGCGTCTGCGGCAGTGGCTGCCCGGCGATCTGGACGCCTGGGCTGCGATGAACGCCGATCCGCGGGTCCGCGAGTTCTGGCCGGACCTGCTGAGCCGGGAACAGGCCGCCGCGAGCATGGAGAGCTTCCGCGGCGACCTGGCCGCGCGGGGCTGGGGCTGGTGGGCGGTCGAGGTGGTCGCGACGGGCGAGTTCATCGGTATGGCCGGGCTCGACCCGGTCGACGAGGAGGCTCCGGTCGGTGGCGTCGAGGCCGGGTGGCGGCTGGCCCGCTCGGCGTGGGGCCGCGGTTATGCGACCGAGGCCGCCCAGGCCGTGCTCGCGTACGGGTTCGAGGTGCTGGAGCTGCCGGAGATCCTGGCCATCGCGGTGGCCGGCAACGAACGGTCCCGGGCGCTGATGCGCCGCCTCGGCATGGTCCACGACCCGGCCGAGGACTTCCAGGACCTCAGCGTGCCGCCCGGCCCGCTGAGGCACAGCGTGGTCTACCGGCTGTCCGCCGACACCTTCCGCCGCGGCCGCGACTGA
- a CDS encoding glycoside hydrolase family 26 protein — MRRAKLPMFLTALTAVIAGVTTVLAPTAASAAGTGENCTTDAKLVPSCGVMWGGAAGGFTSKPRDLEHRNWEKLSGRTATIFHTYHKGDEPFPTKAEIAMTNDPAKPRVLLLNWKIAYGSNWAKVARGEQNKRIDAFAQRIKAYDKKVFLVLNHEPENDVVARKGSGWEAKDFAAMYRHTIQRLRAQGADNVVNVMAYMGNEKWMAQSWWKDLYPGDDVVDWIGLDSYVSVEKGYYHYGTFGDLLDRKPKGGGLGFYEWATTKHTGKPIMVAEWGGYHRIGRTTDKTAVYDSVLPQLAKRPAIKAIVHFDTKHDDQGNRDISIDSTPASLAAFRKLAAAPIFNVKLG; from the coding sequence TTGCGACGCGCCAAGCTGCCGATGTTCCTGACAGCTCTGACCGCCGTAATCGCGGGTGTCACCACCGTCCTGGCGCCGACCGCGGCGTCCGCGGCCGGTACCGGTGAGAACTGCACCACCGACGCCAAGCTCGTGCCGTCCTGCGGCGTGATGTGGGGCGGTGCGGCCGGTGGGTTCACCAGCAAGCCTCGTGACCTGGAGCACCGGAACTGGGAGAAGCTGAGCGGTCGGACCGCGACGATCTTCCACACGTACCACAAGGGCGACGAGCCGTTCCCGACCAAGGCCGAGATCGCCATGACCAACGACCCGGCCAAGCCGCGGGTGCTGCTGCTCAACTGGAAGATCGCGTACGGCTCGAACTGGGCCAAGGTCGCCCGGGGTGAGCAGAACAAGCGGATCGACGCGTTCGCGCAGCGCATCAAGGCGTACGACAAGAAGGTCTTCCTGGTTCTCAACCACGAGCCGGAGAACGATGTCGTGGCCCGCAAGGGTTCCGGCTGGGAGGCGAAGGACTTCGCCGCCATGTACCGGCACACCATCCAGCGTCTGCGGGCGCAGGGTGCCGACAACGTGGTGAACGTGATGGCCTACATGGGCAACGAGAAGTGGATGGCGCAGTCCTGGTGGAAGGACCTCTACCCGGGCGACGACGTGGTGGACTGGATCGGCCTGGACTCGTACGTCTCGGTGGAGAAGGGTTACTACCACTACGGCACCTTCGGTGACCTGCTGGACCGTAAGCCCAAGGGTGGTGGCCTCGGCTTCTACGAGTGGGCGACGACCAAGCACACCGGCAAGCCGATCATGGTCGCCGAGTGGGGTGGCTACCACCGCATCGGCCGCACCACCGACAAGACCGCCGTGTACGACAGCGTGCTCCCGCAGCTGGCCAAGCGTCCGGCGATCAAGGCCATCGTGCACTTCGACACCAAGCACGACGACCAGGGCAACCGTGACATCAGCATCGACAGCACCCCGGCTTCGCTGGCCGCGTTCCGCAAGCTGGCCGCCGCCCCGATCTTCAACGTGAAGCTGGGCTGA
- a CDS encoding NAD(P)H-binding protein — translation MMVVTGATGNVGRPLVEALIEAGEKVTAVSRRSVPRVDLTEPETLAPVLDGADALFLLTSGDFIAAGGDVGKVLDVVRAAGVRRVVMLSSQGVATGSHPSTLEDPLTGSDLNWTLLRPGGFHSNTFAWAESVRTRREVAAPFGDVALPTIDPLDIAEVAAVTLRGDGHTGRAYVLTGPAPITPRQQVAAIAAALGEPVRFVEQSREEAAARMREFMPAPVVASTLDILGTPKPAEQQAGPAVEQLLGRAPHSFAAWAARNVAAFA, via the coding sequence ATGATGGTGGTGACGGGTGCTACGGGCAATGTCGGACGGCCTCTGGTGGAGGCTTTGATCGAAGCGGGGGAGAAGGTGACCGCGGTGTCGCGCCGGAGCGTGCCCCGCGTCGACCTGACCGAGCCGGAGACTCTGGCCCCTGTGCTGGACGGCGCGGACGCGCTGTTTCTGCTCACCTCCGGCGACTTCATCGCCGCAGGCGGCGACGTCGGGAAGGTCCTCGACGTGGTACGGGCGGCCGGGGTCCGCCGGGTGGTGATGCTGTCCTCCCAGGGCGTGGCGACCGGAAGTCACCCGTCGACGCTGGAGGACCCGCTGACCGGCTCGGACCTGAACTGGACGCTGCTGCGGCCGGGTGGCTTCCACTCCAACACGTTCGCGTGGGCCGAGTCGGTGCGTACCCGGCGGGAGGTCGCCGCTCCGTTCGGCGACGTCGCCCTGCCGACCATCGACCCACTGGACATCGCCGAGGTCGCCGCCGTGACGTTGCGCGGGGACGGTCACACGGGTCGGGCGTATGTGCTGACCGGCCCGGCCCCGATCACCCCGCGTCAGCAGGTCGCGGCGATCGCCGCGGCGCTGGGGGAGCCGGTGCGGTTCGTCGAGCAGAGCCGGGAGGAGGCCGCGGCGCGGATGCGGGAGTTCATGCCCGCGCCGGTGGTGGCGAGCACGCTCGACATCCTGGGCACCCCGAAACCCGCCGAGCAGCAGGCCGGCCCGGCCGTCGAGCAGCTGCTCGGGCGGGCGCCGCACAGCTTCGCGGCGTGGGCCGCCCGCAACGTCGCGGCGTTCGCCTGA
- a CDS encoding winged helix-turn-helix transcriptional regulator, producing the protein MEIVTDTTPPEQACPIAPVIDIVFSRWTTPILWALNEYGRQRFVELERRITTISPKVLTQRLRQLERDGLVVRTYHAEVPPRAEYEISELGRSLAPLFASVAGWSANLAKVEQARHVYDARSKRGSR; encoded by the coding sequence ATGGAAATCGTGACCGACACCACGCCGCCGGAGCAGGCATGCCCGATCGCCCCGGTGATCGACATCGTCTTCAGCCGCTGGACGACGCCGATCCTCTGGGCGCTGAACGAGTACGGCCGGCAGCGGTTCGTCGAACTGGAGCGGCGGATCACCACCATCTCCCCCAAGGTGCTCACGCAGCGGCTGCGGCAGCTCGAACGCGACGGGCTCGTCGTCCGCACCTATCACGCCGAGGTTCCGCCCCGGGCGGAGTACGAGATCAGCGAGCTCGGCCGCAGTCTGGCCCCGCTGTTCGCGTCGGTCGCCGGCTGGTCGGCCAACCTGGCGAAGGTCGAGCAGGCCCGGCACGTCTACGACGCCCGGTCGAAACGGGGCAGTCGGTAA
- a CDS encoding poly-gamma-glutamate hydrolase family protein, whose protein sequence is MLTRRSVLTAVGVAAIPTVVAVGARPAHAADFYPSNTALYADPELTEGVHYSRRFRRHAALDDTEAPGAGYPDTVVVALHGGGIEVGTSELCLAVAGYHPAGGATGGPVYDYWMFEGLLSTGNGKLHVTSSHCDDPAALATVAGSRRAVSLHGCRPEEAGLPADTAAVLVGGRDTTLKTALLQAYSAAGVQAIDAVSVPDLNGDDPANIVNRTLTGAGAQLEMTTPLRTQMFGVNTRAGRKSSTLPAFWTFVDATRQALTA, encoded by the coding sequence GTGCTCACCCGTCGTAGTGTCCTGACCGCGGTCGGCGTCGCCGCGATCCCGACGGTCGTCGCCGTCGGCGCCCGTCCCGCCCACGCCGCCGACTTCTACCCGTCGAACACGGCGCTCTACGCCGACCCCGAGCTCACCGAAGGCGTCCACTACTCCCGGCGCTTCCGGCGGCACGCGGCGCTCGACGACACCGAGGCGCCCGGCGCCGGCTACCCGGACACCGTGGTCGTCGCACTGCACGGCGGCGGCATCGAGGTCGGCACGTCCGAGCTGTGTCTGGCCGTCGCCGGGTACCACCCGGCCGGCGGCGCCACCGGCGGGCCGGTCTACGACTACTGGATGTTCGAGGGCCTGCTCTCGACCGGCAACGGCAAGCTGCACGTCACCTCCTCACACTGCGACGATCCGGCCGCGCTGGCGACGGTCGCGGGCAGCCGCCGGGCGGTGTCGCTGCACGGGTGCAGGCCGGAGGAGGCGGGGCTGCCCGCCGACACCGCCGCCGTCCTGGTCGGCGGACGCGACACCACCCTCAAGACCGCGCTCCTGCAGGCCTACTCGGCCGCCGGTGTCCAGGCGATCGACGCGGTCTCGGTTCCGGACCTCAACGGTGACGACCCGGCCAACATCGTCAACCGCACGCTGACCGGTGCCGGCGCCCAGCTGGAGATGACCACCCCGTTGCGCACGCAGATGTTCGGCGTCAACACCCGCGCCGGCCGTAAGAGCTCGACGCTGCCGGCCTTCTGGACGTTCGTCGACGCGACCCGGCAGGCCCTCACCGCCTGA
- a CDS encoding LamG-like jellyroll fold domain-containing protein, with protein sequence MDRRNLIRAAVAAPAAGLTVPLVTATGAEATARGADSESPRFAIAVLPDTQYLFDADSADPEPLRATFRYLLQQRADTNIVFMTHLGDITEHGTAQELSLAGTTFRAIDGRVPYSVLAGNHDIPGGTDQRGRTPYLDEFGPDRFSRMPTFVEATADGYNSAHLLRAAGRQWLILALDWRISDAGLAWAQQVIDRHPQVPVIVTTHDLAYADDAGQAYLSSHGTRLWDRLINDNDQIFLTLNGHYWPPGRATLRNRAGHDVQVHIANYQDRYYGGAGMIRLYHFDLARNVIDVETFAPWFLARDPDRRSVLEAETIELTGDVDRFSVDIDFEARFAGFAPPVRPAPRPAAQVVDRHTTAYWRFDAVGQVVTDCSVVRDLTGHGNDLTVRRLAGGTADTLRPSAEHHVGAPAHASLYFDGGRSPDRGAILQTGPNAAINSDKFLGGYTIETFLKLPEPFVGDHAWMGILSWEGRSGDAGKQSGYSPLEPTCSLNLSPERFLQYVVYSEIGDINPTSWSHTLPIGRWMHVAIVNDGRRSVVWVDGSRIARNPAREARGIATLGRPFTIGATSWDLKYGQGFYGWIGDTRITSRALDPTRFLPAGHF encoded by the coding sequence ATGGACAGACGAAACCTCATCCGTGCCGCTGTGGCCGCACCCGCGGCGGGACTGACCGTGCCCCTGGTCACCGCCACCGGGGCCGAGGCCACCGCCCGGGGCGCCGACAGCGAGAGTCCCCGGTTCGCGATCGCGGTGCTACCCGACACCCAGTACCTGTTCGACGCGGACAGCGCCGACCCGGAGCCGCTGCGGGCGACGTTCCGCTACCTGTTGCAGCAGCGTGCGGACACGAACATCGTGTTCATGACGCATCTCGGCGACATCACCGAACACGGCACCGCGCAGGAGCTGTCGCTGGCCGGGACGACGTTCCGGGCGATCGACGGCCGGGTGCCCTACAGCGTGCTGGCCGGCAACCACGACATCCCCGGCGGCACCGACCAGCGCGGGCGTACGCCGTACCTCGATGAATTCGGTCCTGATCGGTTTTCTCGCATGCCGACGTTCGTCGAGGCGACCGCGGACGGATACAACAGTGCCCACCTGCTGCGGGCCGCCGGCCGGCAGTGGCTGATCCTGGCCCTGGACTGGCGCATCTCGGACGCCGGGCTGGCCTGGGCGCAGCAGGTCATCGACCGGCACCCGCAGGTTCCGGTCATCGTCACCACCCACGACCTGGCCTACGCCGACGACGCCGGTCAGGCATATCTGTCCAGCCACGGCACCCGGCTGTGGGACCGGCTGATCAACGACAACGACCAGATCTTCCTCACCCTGAACGGGCACTACTGGCCGCCCGGGCGGGCCACCCTGCGTAACCGGGCCGGGCATGACGTGCAGGTGCACATCGCCAACTACCAGGACCGTTACTACGGCGGCGCCGGGATGATCCGGCTGTACCACTTCGACCTCGCCCGCAACGTGATCGACGTGGAGACCTTCGCGCCCTGGTTCCTGGCCCGAGACCCGGATAGGCGCAGCGTGCTGGAGGCCGAGACGATCGAGCTGACCGGGGACGTCGACAGGTTCAGTGTGGACATCGACTTCGAGGCCCGGTTCGCCGGTTTCGCGCCGCCGGTGCGGCCCGCGCCCCGACCCGCGGCCCAGGTCGTCGACCGGCACACCACCGCCTACTGGCGGTTCGACGCGGTCGGGCAGGTGGTCACCGACTGCTCGGTCGTGCGGGATCTGACCGGTCACGGCAACGACCTGACCGTACGGCGGTTGGCCGGCGGCACCGCCGACACGCTGAGACCGTCCGCCGAGCATCACGTGGGCGCACCGGCGCACGCCAGCCTGTACTTCGACGGCGGCAGGAGCCCGGACCGCGGCGCGATTCTGCAGACCGGTCCGAACGCGGCGATCAACAGCGACAAGTTCCTCGGCGGCTACACCATCGAGACGTTCCTCAAGCTGCCCGAGCCGTTCGTCGGTGACCACGCGTGGATGGGCATCCTGAGCTGGGAGGGCCGCAGCGGCGACGCGGGCAAGCAGAGCGGGTACTCGCCGCTGGAACCGACGTGCAGTCTCAACCTGAGTCCGGAACGGTTCCTGCAGTACGTCGTGTACAGCGAGATCGGCGACATCAACCCGACGTCGTGGAGTCACACCCTCCCGATCGGCCGCTGGATGCACGTGGCGATCGTCAACGACGGACGCCGTTCGGTCGTCTGGGTGGACGGCTCCCGGATCGCCCGCAATCCGGCCCGCGAGGCCCGGGGCATCGCCACTCTCGGTCGCCCGTTCACCATCGGGGCGACCTCCTGGGACCTGAAGTACGGCCAGGGTTTCTACGGTTGGATCGGCGACACCCGGATCACCTCACGCGCCCTCGACCCCACCCGGTTCCTCCCGGCCGGTCATTTCTGA